One Succinispira mobilis DSM 6222 genomic window carries:
- a CDS encoding NifB/NifX family molybdenum-iron cluster-binding protein, translating into MKIAIPATANNIDSEVCPSFGRTEFFFIYNTNDQSKFFLDNSAATSQGGAGIKAAQILVDEHVDVLITPRCGENAASVLLEANIAIYKAAGNNLKDNISACEQGKLEMLNEIHPGLHNHGGK; encoded by the coding sequence ATGAAAATAGCAATTCCGGCAACTGCAAACAATATCGATTCTGAGGTGTGTCCATCATTTGGTCGCACAGAATTTTTTTTTATTTATAATACTAACGATCAATCAAAATTTTTTTTAGATAATAGTGCTGCAACCAGTCAAGGTGGCGCAGGGATAAAGGCGGCACAAATTTTGGTAGATGAGCACGTTGATGTGCTCATAACTCCACGTTGTGGTGAAAATGCAGCGAGTGTGTTACTTGAGGCTAATATTGCGATATACAAAGCGGCTGGGAATAATCTTAAAGACAATATTAGTGCTTGTGAACAAGGTAAACTAGAAATGCTAAACGAGATACATCCAGGATTACATAACCATGGAGGAAAGTAG
- the mscL gene encoding large conductance mechanosensitive channel protein MscL — translation MLKEFKKFAMRGNVIDLAVGIIIGAAFGKIVSSFVNDILMPLMGVLLGKVDFSNLFINLSGKNYSTIAAAKAAGAATLNYGLFINAVVDFVIIAFAIFLLIKQINKLSPKAKEPVLQKECPYCLSMININAQKCPHCTSEL, via the coding sequence ATGTTGAAAGAGTTTAAAAAATTTGCAATGCGGGGTAATGTTATAGATTTAGCTGTTGGTATCATAATAGGTGCTGCATTTGGGAAAATAGTTTCTTCTTTTGTTAATGACATTCTTATGCCACTTATGGGGGTATTGCTTGGTAAAGTTGATTTTTCTAATCTTTTTATTAATTTGTCGGGAAAAAATTATAGTACAATCGCCGCTGCAAAAGCTGCTGGCGCTGCAACTTTAAATTATGGTCTATTCATTAATGCTGTGGTTGATTTTGTGATTATTGCTTTTGCTATATTTTTGCTAATCAAACAAATAAATAAATTATCACCTAAAGCCAAAGAGCCTGTTTTACAAAAAGAGTGTCCTTACTGTTTATCAATGATTAATATTAATGCCCAAAAGTGCCCGCACTGTACTTCTGAATTATAA
- a CDS encoding ClC family H(+)/Cl(-) exchange transporter: MTNNYKSVLNSKFKSFSGVVKSSVIGTTVGIVVVAYRLMLIWAEEISISIYAYVNEHISYLPVLFLVLTISGYFVGNLVAKFKMIAGSGIPQVKGIIMGYFKDCWYTTLLSKFIGGSISILAGLSLGREGPSIQLGACVAQGLSYNFAKTRAERKILIASGASAGLAAAFNAPLAGVMFVMEEIFKYFSPTILLTTIISAVAADVVSKSIFGLEPVFHFDIKDSVALTDYWLLILLGLILGVSGYIYNYLLIKIKRGYSSLYFLNTKTKPIIPFILAGVLGLCFPIVLGGGHKVIACLSLDTSIGLLASILMIKFVFSMLSFASGAPGGIFFPLLIMGALIGAIFGNIAIFIFGYDQTLFYNFVILAMAGLFTAIVRAPITGVILLMEMTGSFKHLLSLTIVSIVAYIVADYLKSKPIYDSLLELQVAEIDKSKDMREANAKVSIEIVVHHGSKGANRLVKDILFIDRCLLVAVRRESNEIIPNGNTKILAEDYLLFLTDLNNETAVREFLKKQFSN, from the coding sequence ATGACTAATAATTATAAGAGTGTTTTAAATTCTAAATTTAAAAGCTTTTCAGGAGTTGTAAAAAGTAGCGTAATAGGAACTACTGTAGGTATTGTAGTTGTTGCATATCGTTTGATGCTAATTTGGGCAGAAGAAATATCAATAAGTATATATGCATATGTGAATGAACATATAAGTTATTTACCAGTGCTTTTTTTAGTTTTAACAATAAGTGGTTATTTTGTAGGTAACCTTGTTGCTAAATTTAAAATGATTGCTGGAAGTGGCATTCCTCAAGTAAAAGGAATTATAATGGGGTATTTTAAAGATTGTTGGTATACAACTTTACTGAGCAAATTTATAGGCGGAAGTATTTCGATTTTAGCAGGTCTATCTTTAGGACGCGAAGGACCGTCTATTCAGTTAGGGGCTTGTGTAGCTCAGGGTCTTAGTTATAATTTTGCTAAAACAAGAGCAGAGCGGAAAATATTGATTGCTAGTGGTGCTAGTGCGGGTTTAGCAGCAGCATTTAATGCTCCTTTAGCAGGGGTAATGTTTGTTATGGAAGAGATTTTTAAGTATTTTTCCCCAACAATCTTACTAACGACGATAATATCAGCCGTAGCAGCAGATGTAGTGTCGAAAAGTATTTTTGGTTTGGAGCCTGTTTTTCATTTTGATATCAAAGATAGTGTAGCGTTGACGGATTATTGGCTACTAATTTTATTAGGATTAATTCTAGGTGTTTCTGGATATATCTATAATTATTTACTAATAAAAATAAAAAGAGGTTACTCTAGTTTATATTTTTTAAATACTAAAACGAAACCCATTATCCCATTTATTTTAGCTGGAGTTTTAGGTCTATGTTTTCCGATAGTTTTAGGTGGGGGACATAAGGTTATTGCTTGTTTGAGTTTAGATACTTCTATTGGTTTATTAGCTAGCATATTAATGATAAAGTTTGTTTTTTCGATGTTAAGCTTTGCTTCAGGAGCTCCAGGCGGCATTTTCTTTCCTCTACTTATTATGGGTGCCCTAATTGGGGCAATATTTGGCAATATAGCAATTTTCATTTTTGGTTACGATCAGACTTTGTTTTATAATTTTGTAATATTAGCGATGGCTGGGTTATTTACAGCTATTGTAAGAGCTCCGATTACAGGTGTTATTTTATTGATGGAGATGACAGGGTCCTTTAAACATTTGCTATCTTTAACAATAGTTTCTATAGTGGCATATATAGTAGCAGATTATTTAAAAAGTAAGCCTATTTATGATTCTTTATTAGAGCTACAGGTTGCAGAAATTGATAAATCGAAAGATATGCGAGAAGCAAATGCAAAAGTTAGTATAGAAATAGTTGTGCATCATGGTTCTAAAGGAGCAAATAGATTAGTTAAGGATATATTATTTATTGATAGATGTCTTTTAGTAGCAGTGCGCAGAGAATCTAATGAAATTATCCCGAATGGAAATACTAAAATACTGGCTGAAGACTATTTATTGTTTTTGACAGATTTAAATAATGAAACGGCAGTAAGAGAGTTTTTAAAAAAACAGTTTAGTAATTAA
- a CDS encoding PLP-dependent aminotransferase family protein — MSCEFANRIKHMQASEIREILKLTQKPEVISFAGGLPAPELFPTQEIAKLTQEIIAKDGIQVLQYATTEGWAPLRKKIAARMNNKLNTNVVADNILITTGSQQGLDFTGKLFLDEGDIVLCESPSYLGAINAFKAYSPKFIEVATDEQGLIPESLEEILANNTKVKFLYAIPDFQNPTGITWSLERRIKIVEICNRHNLPIIEDNPYGELRYEGEILPSLMSLDKNKQVVFLGTFSKTFCPGLRIGWVAGFDSLIENYITIKQSADLHTSTLDQRIVDAYMDSYDFDAHIANLCNLYRRRRDTILQAMDEYMPPQISYTRPNGGLFLWVTMPKHINSRDVFLECVAENVAFVPGDSFYPSTPQFNCMRINYSNMPEERIIEGIKRLATVLKNFVN; from the coding sequence ATGTCATGTGAATTTGCAAACAGAATTAAGCATATGCAAGCTTCTGAAATACGCGAGATTTTAAAATTAACACAAAAACCAGAAGTAATATCCTTTGCTGGTGGACTTCCAGCACCCGAACTATTTCCTACTCAAGAAATAGCCAAATTAACTCAAGAAATAATCGCCAAAGATGGAATTCAAGTACTGCAGTATGCCACAACTGAAGGCTGGGCACCATTAAGAAAAAAAATTGCCGCGCGCATGAACAATAAATTAAATACAAATGTGGTTGCTGACAATATTTTAATTACAACTGGGTCACAACAAGGGTTAGATTTCACTGGAAAATTATTTCTTGATGAAGGCGATATCGTTTTGTGCGAAAGCCCTTCTTATCTAGGAGCTATTAACGCTTTCAAAGCCTATTCGCCTAAATTTATTGAAGTTGCCACTGATGAACAAGGTCTTATTCCTGAATCTTTAGAAGAAATTTTAGCTAACAACACTAAAGTAAAATTTCTCTATGCTATTCCGGATTTTCAAAATCCTACCGGCATAACTTGGAGCCTTGAACGCCGTATTAAAATTGTAGAAATATGCAACAGACATAACCTGCCAATTATCGAAGACAATCCTTATGGCGAATTACGGTATGAGGGAGAGATTTTACCTTCTTTAATGTCTTTAGATAAAAATAAGCAAGTGGTGTTTCTAGGAACTTTTTCCAAAACATTTTGTCCGGGATTACGCATTGGTTGGGTAGCAGGCTTTGATAGCTTAATTGAGAATTATATCACAATTAAACAAAGTGCCGATTTACACACTAGTACCCTAGACCAAAGAATTGTCGATGCCTATATGGATAGTTATGATTTTGACGCGCATATTGCTAATTTGTGCAATTTATACCGCAGACGTCGTGATACTATTTTACAGGCCATGGATGAATATATGCCCCCGCAAATTTCTTATACTCGCCCTAATGGCGGATTGTTTTTGTGGGTTACTATGCCTAAACATATAAATTCAAGAGATGTATTTTTAGAATGTGTGGCTGAAAATGTAGCTTTTGTTCCAGGCGATTCTTTCTACCCTAGCACACCACAGTTCAACTGCATGCGGATCAACTACTCAAACATGCCAGAAGAACGCATTATCGAAGGCATTAAACGTCTTGCTACCGTTTTGAAAAACTTTGTTAATTAA
- a CDS encoding AAA family ATPase: MKLAVLSGKGGTGKTLVAVNLANVATEAIYLDCDVEEPNGHLFFKSSQVQTQEVKVKIPQIKQELCSGCRRCVNFCKFNALAFIGKKVKVFESICHSCGGCSLFCPSQAIIEVDKTIGRIETGKYKNVEVNSGFLNIGEASGVPIIKQLLRKNLKKNKVVIIDCPPGSACVVMESIREADYCILVAEPTIFGVHNLAMVHELVEVFQKKFAVVLNKCLVGINPAEEYCVQNNLKILAKIPFDKILGKANSEGEIISNDNSSYQELFKNLLNSIKQEVGRLEDERTISS, encoded by the coding sequence ATGAAGCTTGCTGTATTAAGTGGCAAAGGTGGTACAGGAAAGACCTTAGTTGCAGTTAATTTGGCAAATGTTGCTACTGAAGCTATTTATTTAGATTGTGATGTAGAAGAACCAAATGGACATTTGTTTTTTAAAAGTTCACAAGTGCAAACCCAAGAAGTAAAAGTAAAAATACCGCAAATTAAGCAAGAGCTGTGTAGTGGCTGTAGGCGATGTGTAAATTTTTGTAAATTTAATGCGTTGGCATTTATAGGTAAAAAAGTAAAAGTATTTGAAAGCATTTGTCATTCTTGTGGGGGCTGTAGTTTGTTTTGTCCTAGTCAAGCGATAATAGAGGTTGATAAGACTATTGGGCGAATAGAAACAGGCAAATATAAAAATGTAGAAGTCAATTCGGGATTTTTAAATATCGGTGAGGCTTCAGGGGTGCCAATAATTAAACAGCTATTACGTAAAAATCTGAAAAAAAATAAGGTAGTAATTATTGATTGTCCGCCGGGTAGCGCTTGTGTAGTTATGGAAAGTATTCGCGAGGCAGATTACTGCATTTTAGTTGCTGAGCCAACAATTTTTGGGGTACATAATCTGGCTATGGTTCATGAACTTGTAGAGGTTTTTCAGAAGAAGTTTGCAGTGGTACTGAATAAATGCTTAGTAGGTATAAATCCCGCCGAAGAGTATTGTGTACAAAATAATTTAAAAATATTGGCTAAAATTCCTTTTGATAAAATTTTAGGAAAAGCTAATTCAGAAGGTGAAATTATTAGTAATGACAATAGTAGCTACCAAGAACTGTTTAAAAATCTCTTAAATAGCATAAAACAGGAGGTGGGAAGGCTTGAAGATGAAAGAACTATTAGTTCTTAG
- the panC gene encoding pantoate--beta-alanine ligase produces the protein MKVCTKINEIRAILTQARTSGKSIGLVPTMGALHAGHASLIAASSARDDITVVSIFVNPTQFAPNEDLAKYPRTFEADKQLASAHGAQIIFYPDVAELYPDGEPTWVEVTGDITKVLCGKSRPIHFRGVTTVVSKLFNIIKPTRAYFGQKDAQQVQVLKKMVRDLMFDLELIVLPIIRESDGLALSSRNIYLSTSERAAALVLSTSLQLAQSAFSQGERNPEKILTLVLNNIATEKLATVDYVEIWQLPDLTCCTNPMQASNLLAVAVYFGKTRLIDNIILEA, from the coding sequence ATGAAAGTTTGCACAAAGATTAATGAAATACGAGCTATTTTAACCCAAGCTCGTACTAGTGGAAAAAGTATCGGCTTAGTGCCAACCATGGGTGCTCTCCATGCTGGACATGCCTCTTTAATTGCGGCTTCAAGCGCTAGAGACGACATAACTGTTGTGAGCATTTTTGTCAATCCTACTCAATTTGCGCCTAATGAAGATCTTGCTAAATATCCTCGAACCTTTGAGGCAGATAAACAACTGGCCTCAGCACATGGGGCGCAAATTATTTTTTATCCTGATGTTGCTGAGCTCTATCCTGACGGTGAGCCAACTTGGGTAGAAGTAACTGGTGATATCACTAAAGTTTTATGTGGAAAATCACGTCCTATCCATTTTCGCGGCGTCACTACTGTAGTTAGCAAACTTTTTAATATTATTAAACCTACTCGCGCTTATTTTGGACAAAAAGATGCACAGCAAGTTCAAGTTCTAAAAAAAATGGTGCGCGATCTAATGTTTGATTTAGAACTCATAGTTTTACCTATCATTCGTGAAAGCGATGGTTTAGCCCTAAGTTCTAGAAATATTTATTTATCAACTTCTGAAAGAGCTGCCGCCTTAGTTTTATCTACTAGCCTACAATTAGCTCAAAGCGCATTTTCTCAAGGTGAACGTAATCCAGAAAAAATCTTAACCCTTGTGTTGAATAACATCGCCACGGAAAAACTGGCCACAGTAGATTATGTGGAAATTTGGCAATTACCAGATTTAACCTGCTGCACAAATCCAATGCAAGCAAGCAATCTCTTAGCTGTAGCTGTGTATTTTGGAAAAACTCGATTAATCGATAATATAATTTTGGAGGCTTAA
- the panB gene encoding 3-methyl-2-oxobutanoate hydroxymethyltransferase, whose amino-acid sequence MSNSIVTTSTIKNSKGIKPLTMITAYDYAFAKIFDQAGIDMILVGDSLGNVILGYSSTLPVTMEDMIHHTKAVTRACSRTLVVADMPFMSYQVSTEQALINAGRLVKEAGAHAVKLEGGAEITATIEKLVQSGIPVIGHLGLTPQSVNQLGGFKVQGKTLSAAQKILQDAQALATAGVFALVLECIPHQLALKITESVNIPTIGIGAGNNCDGQVLVCNDLLGLNTEFTPKFVKKYRNLQQEIFTATQEYINDVQTRTFPATEHTFSMQDEVLEKLY is encoded by the coding sequence ATGTCTAATTCAATTGTTACAACTAGCACAATAAAAAATTCTAAAGGAATAAAGCCCTTAACTATGATAACCGCCTATGATTATGCTTTTGCTAAAATTTTCGACCAAGCTGGCATCGATATGATTCTAGTCGGTGATTCACTAGGTAATGTTATCCTTGGCTATTCTTCCACTTTACCAGTTACAATGGAAGATATGATTCATCATACCAAGGCTGTTACTAGAGCTTGTAGTCGCACGTTGGTGGTTGCCGATATGCCGTTTATGAGTTATCAAGTGAGCACAGAACAAGCTCTAATAAACGCTGGACGGTTAGTCAAAGAAGCTGGCGCACACGCCGTTAAACTTGAAGGCGGTGCAGAAATCACGGCCACGATTGAAAAACTCGTTCAAAGTGGCATTCCCGTAATTGGACATTTAGGCTTAACTCCCCAATCTGTAAATCAATTAGGTGGCTTTAAAGTCCAAGGCAAAACCTTAAGCGCTGCGCAAAAAATACTTCAAGACGCACAGGCTTTAGCAACCGCAGGCGTATTTGCTCTAGTCTTAGAGTGTATTCCTCACCAATTAGCTCTAAAAATAACTGAAAGTGTTAACATCCCTACTATTGGCATTGGTGCTGGGAATAATTGTGATGGTCAAGTTTTAGTTTGTAATGACCTTCTAGGCTTAAATACTGAATTCACCCCTAAATTTGTAAAAAAATATCGAAATTTACAACAAGAAATTTTCACAGCTACTCAAGAATATATTAATGATGTTCAAACTAGAACTTTTCCTGCTACCGAACATACTTTTAGTATGCAAGATGAAGTTTTAGAAAAATTATATTAA
- a CDS encoding sensor domain-containing protein yields MKRKSIAEFEALLNDEIQEPKFNPWYIVGTYTMFGFIWILFSDQILIYLVKDTELLLKIQMFKGWFYVFVTASLLYILVKKEHFKFAYLIKKIIGKNQDLTGYSEELIATEEELQEKIIYLKETLDDLQEHKQYIEDIFDNSNTAIILWDFSGLIIDVNQHFLKISGYKKEELIGKKWIEIIAENNDNEKNLDMISELKNKGFVKNFQNRILATNKTMLEMIWNSSLVTNPKTKKLIIVSFGSDITAEKENERLIYNLAYHDQLTGLKNRVMFEKELEECIADKDSFNLYYLDFDDFKLLNDIHGHRIGDAFLKVYAQQLEKNFSDNKVYRWSGDEFIIIEHVNSETQIAKTAMSILEFSNKKWEIEYLEYLPSISIGVTTYPEDGIETYELLKNIDMALHRAKQDGKKRYFKYNKNLQMELERLMKIEEKINQALLRDDFVIYFQPIYNLQNKKIIKIEALLRWNSSELQLTTSELIAVAEKTGQIIEIDRWVLRNVFKFAYENLREIPCGVSINISVQSLNSGVIIKFLQEALCEFPINPAQIALEITEHSLIDNFENSQNLIRNLKTLGFNISLDDFGTRYSSLNYLSKMAFDCLKIDKSYVDNIATVDKDSLIIEQIIKLAAKLGIKTVAEGIETEMQERILQKLGCDYGQGYYFARPMDKTDILSMVTRDIEFL; encoded by the coding sequence ATGAAAAGAAAAAGTATAGCGGAATTTGAAGCCCTATTAAATGATGAAATTCAAGAACCTAAATTTAATCCATGGTATATTGTTGGAACATATACTATGTTTGGTTTTATTTGGATCTTGTTTTCAGATCAGATTTTAATTTATTTAGTTAAAGATACTGAACTTCTGTTGAAGATACAGATGTTCAAAGGCTGGTTTTATGTTTTTGTTACGGCTAGTTTGCTCTATATATTGGTAAAGAAAGAACATTTTAAGTTTGCCTATTTAATAAAAAAAATAATTGGTAAAAATCAAGATTTAACTGGTTATTCGGAAGAGTTAATTGCTACTGAAGAAGAACTGCAAGAAAAAATAATTTATTTAAAAGAGACTTTGGACGATTTACAAGAACACAAGCAATATATTGAAGATATATTTGACAATAGTAATACGGCGATTATATTGTGGGATTTTAGTGGTTTAATTATTGATGTTAATCAGCATTTCTTGAAAATCTCAGGCTATAAAAAGGAAGAACTTATTGGCAAAAAATGGATAGAAATAATTGCTGAAAACAACGATAACGAGAAAAACTTGGACATGATTTCCGAATTGAAAAATAAGGGGTTTGTCAAAAATTTTCAAAATAGAATTTTGGCTACCAATAAAACAATGTTAGAAATGATTTGGAATAGTTCACTCGTAACTAATCCTAAAACGAAAAAATTAATTATTGTATCTTTTGGTAGTGATATAACTGCTGAAAAAGAAAATGAACGATTAATTTATAACTTAGCTTACCATGACCAGCTAACAGGACTGAAAAACAGGGTTATGTTTGAGAAAGAGTTAGAGGAATGTATTGCGGATAAAGATTCCTTTAATCTTTATTATTTAGACTTTGATGATTTTAAATTACTAAATGATATTCACGGTCATAGAATTGGCGATGCTTTTTTAAAGGTATATGCCCAGCAACTTGAAAAGAATTTTAGTGATAATAAGGTTTATCGCTGGTCGGGAGATGAATTTATTATTATAGAACATGTGAATTCAGAAACTCAAATAGCGAAAACTGCAATGTCTATATTAGAGTTTAGTAATAAAAAGTGGGAAATTGAATATCTAGAGTATTTGCCATCGATTAGTATTGGCGTAACAACTTATCCAGAAGATGGAATAGAGACTTATGAATTACTTAAAAATATTGATATGGCTTTGCATCGAGCAAAGCAAGATGGGAAAAAGCGCTATTTTAAGTATAATAAAAATCTTCAGATGGAGTTAGAACGTTTAATGAAAATCGAGGAAAAAATAAACCAGGCTTTGTTAAGAGATGATTTTGTAATATATTTTCAACCTATATACAATTTACAGAACAAAAAAATAATAAAGATAGAGGCTTTACTAAGATGGAATTCCTCGGAATTACAATTAACAACATCAGAGCTTATAGCTGTTGCTGAAAAAACAGGGCAGATAATAGAAATTGATCGCTGGGTATTACGTAACGTATTCAAATTTGCATATGAAAATTTGCGGGAAATCCCTTGTGGAGTTTCGATAAATATCTCGGTTCAGTCATTGAATTCGGGAGTGATAATTAAATTTCTTCAGGAAGCTTTATGTGAATTTCCAATAAACCCAGCTCAAATAGCTTTAGAAATTACAGAGCATTCTCTTATAGACAATTTTGAAAATTCACAAAATCTTATTCGGAATTTGAAAACTTTAGGGTTTAATATTTCTTTAGATGATTTTGGAACGCGTTATTCTTCACTGAATTATTTAAGTAAAATGGCTTTTGATTGTTTGAAAATAGACAAGTCTTACGTAGACAATATTGCTACAGTTGATAAAGATAGTCTAATAATCGAACAAATAATTAAATTAGCAGCTAAACTAGGCATTAAAACTGTAGCAGAAGGTATCGAAACAGAAATGCAAGAACGGATTTTACAGAAACTAGGTTGTGATTATGGTCAAGGTTATTATTTCGCGCGTCCTATGGATAAAACTGATATTTTATCAATGGTTACTCGGGATATAGAGTTTTTATAA
- a CDS encoding Rossmann-like and DUF2520 domain-containing protein: MNQKIAIIGFGKLGQTLAKALKNTTWNLVGVFDKECDKGKNIVQALQLRYYDNLETLLFEADIIFLTVPDNLITTLAQKIATLNYNNKNQYFFHCSGSQNLDALQPLHTSNIGCFHPLQAFTENTTSLENTYVAIDGEQSSLNIATKLAHTLNAVPIHVPANDKPLYHAAACILSNYLVSLTCIAEDIFMKWSIPREALFGLLQSTVHNIERAKNTASALTGPLSRGDSSTISQHLEVLPDKYQHLYCLLGLKTLDIAKANGTITDNNYLELRNLLNNKI; the protein is encoded by the coding sequence ATGAACCAAAAAATCGCAATAATCGGTTTTGGAAAACTAGGACAAACTCTAGCAAAGGCCTTAAAAAATACAACTTGGAATTTGGTTGGTGTTTTTGATAAAGAATGCGACAAAGGTAAAAATATCGTACAAGCGCTTCAACTAAGGTATTATGATAATCTAGAAACTTTATTATTCGAGGCAGATATTATCTTTTTAACAGTTCCTGATAACTTAATAACCACTCTAGCCCAAAAAATTGCTACATTAAATTATAACAACAAAAATCAATATTTTTTTCACTGTAGCGGTAGCCAAAATCTAGATGCCTTACAGCCTCTTCATACAAGTAATATTGGCTGCTTTCATCCTCTGCAGGCTTTTACTGAAAATACTACTAGCTTAGAAAATACTTATGTCGCTATTGATGGTGAACAAAGTAGCTTAAATATCGCAACCAAACTAGCTCACACCTTAAACGCTGTCCCTATACATGTACCGGCAAATGACAAACCTCTCTATCACGCAGCGGCTTGCATTTTATCAAACTACTTAGTTAGTTTAACTTGTATCGCTGAAGACATTTTTATGAAATGGTCTATTCCTCGCGAAGCTTTATTTGGACTGCTTCAAAGCACTGTCCACAATATTGAAAGAGCTAAAAACACAGCCTCAGCTTTAACTGGGCCTCTAAGTCGCGGTGATAGTAGTACTATTTCCCAACACCTAGAAGTTTTACCAGATAAATATCAACATCTGTATTGTTTACTCGGTTTAAAAACCTTAGATATAGCTAAGGCAAATGGTACAATTACTGACAATAACTACCTAGAGCTCAGAAATTTATTAAACAATAAAATTTAA
- a CDS encoding 4Fe-4S binding protein: protein MKELLVLSGKGGTGKTTIATAFIKLGRIRAYADCDVDAPNLHLVVKPKTPKNEQNYYGMAKGVINPIACTNCGLCMENCRFEAIALREKKYIIDAVACEGCGVCELICPTGAIELKLFKAGDLILYKGEEVFSTAKLKMGSGTSGLLVTEVKNNLKNHASAVPLAIIDGSPGIGCPVIASISGVDLVLIVAEPSISGISDMKRIIETARKFQTKVVVCINKYDTNIKKTEEIEKICLQEKIAVVGKIPFDSNVVLTLNQGRCISEIDCVATKAIIKIYDYIIKNLCN from the coding sequence ATGAAAGAACTATTAGTTCTTAGTGGTAAGGGCGGAACTGGTAAAACTACTATTGCTACTGCATTTATAAAGTTAGGTAGAATTAGAGCCTATGCCGATTGTGATGTTGATGCACCGAATTTACATTTAGTTGTAAAGCCGAAAACTCCAAAAAATGAACAAAATTACTACGGCATGGCTAAAGGGGTAATTAATCCGATTGCTTGTACTAATTGTGGCTTGTGTATGGAAAATTGTCGCTTCGAAGCAATTGCTTTGCGTGAGAAAAAATATATTATAGATGCTGTTGCTTGTGAGGGGTGCGGCGTGTGTGAATTAATTTGCCCGACAGGTGCTATAGAATTAAAGTTATTTAAGGCAGGCGATTTGATTTTATATAAAGGCGAAGAAGTGTTTTCGACAGCTAAACTAAAAATGGGAAGCGGAACATCGGGGTTATTAGTGACAGAGGTGAAAAATAACTTAAAAAATCATGCAAGTGCTGTTCCTTTGGCAATAATTGATGGTTCTCCAGGTATCGGTTGTCCGGTTATCGCCTCTATAAGTGGCGTTGATTTAGTTCTTATAGTTGCCGAACCCTCCATATCTGGAATTAGTGATATGAAAAGAATTATTGAAACGGCTAGAAAATTTCAGACTAAAGTAGTTGTTTGTATTAATAAATATGATACCAACATTAAAAAAACAGAGGAAATAGAAAAAATTTGTTTACAAGAAAAAATTGCTGTTGTTGGTAAAATACCATTTGATTCAAATGTGGTCTTAACTTTAAATCAAGGGAGATGTATTAGTGAAATTGATTGTGTTGCTACAAAAGCTATTATAAAAATTTATGATTATATAATTAAAAATTTGTGCAACTAA
- the panD gene encoding aspartate 1-decarboxylase has translation MLLTIFKGKIHRATVTEANLNYMGSVTIDQTLLEASGILPGEKVQIVNNNNGNRLETYVIAGERNSGVICLNGAAARLVHVGDTVIIIAYALMSEEQATTFQPKVAMVDATNKLICTRGTEQAGEIG, from the coding sequence ATGCTACTTACTATTTTCAAAGGTAAAATTCATCGTGCCACAGTAACTGAGGCAAATTTAAACTACATGGGCAGTGTTACTATTGACCAAACCCTTCTCGAAGCTTCTGGGATACTTCCTGGAGAAAAAGTACAAATAGTTAATAACAATAATGGTAATCGTTTAGAAACATATGTTATTGCCGGTGAACGAAATTCAGGCGTAATTTGCTTAAACGGTGCTGCCGCACGTTTAGTTCATGTAGGTGACACAGTAATAATAATTGCCTATGCGCTAATGAGTGAAGAACAAGCCACAACTTTTCAGCCTAAAGTTGCTATGGTAGATGCTACAAACAAACTTATCTGTACTCGTGGGACCGAGCAAGCAGGAGAAATCGGTTAA